Part of the Pseudomonas abietaniphila genome is shown below.
ACTCCACGCATTCGCCCAAACGCAGCCCAACACCAAGCCAGCCTCTACACACCATTGCTCACCGCAACGCCGGGTAACGGCACCGTCACTGTAGGAGCTGCCGGAGGTTACGACGGTGGCGAATGCGGTGGGGCTGTCATCATCGATATCTCTGATCCTCCGCATTCGCCCTAACGCAGCCCGCACCAAGCCTGCTCCCGAAATTGGAACAGCTCGTCAGGCCCGGGTATCAGCTCCCCGCACCACCATGGGCTTCTTCAAAGAAGAAATCCTTCCAGCTGTCGGCCTTGTTCTTCAAGACACCGATTTCGTGCAGTTTCTCGGCGTAGATGAAGGTGCGTTGCGGCACGACGGTGAAGTCGATTTCAGGATCGGACACGATCTTTTCCACCAACGGCAGCGGCAGCTTGGATTTCTCGACCTCGATGTACGTCTTTGCCGCCGCGGGTTTGTCGGCCTTGATGATCTTTTCGGCTTCGACCAGCGCGTCATAGAAGGCTTTGTAGGTCTTCGGGTTCTCGTCGTGGAATTTCTGCGTGGTGTAAAGCACGTTGAACGTAGCCTGACCGCCCAGGACGTCATAAGAGCTCAGCACCTTGTGCACGTTGGGGTTTTCCAGCTCCTGATACTGGAACGGCGGGCTTGAGAAGTGTGCGCTGATTTCAGAGCCGCCCGCGATCAGCGCCGAGGTGGCGTCCGGGTGCGGCAGGCTGACGGAGATGTTGTCGAATTTCTTGTAGTTGTCGTTCCCGAACAGCTTGGCCGTTTCGATCTGCAAGGTACGCGACTGGAAGCCCACGCCTGCCGCTGGCACGGCAATGCGATCCTTGTCGGTGAAGTCCTTGATCGTCTTCACGTCGGGCTTGTTGCTGAGCAGGTAGTTAGGCATCGAGCCCAGAGAGGCGATGGCTTTGACGTTCTGCTTGCCCTTGGTGCGGTCCCAGATGGTCAGCATCGGCGGCACGCCAGCCGACACCACGTCC
Proteins encoded:
- a CDS encoding ABC transporter substrate-binding protein; protein product: MGTSSKFPVLTALAATVGLVGALLSTGAHAEGKISIAQQFGIGYLILDVVQQQKLIEKHGKEQGIDIKVDWNSISGATAMNEALLAGALDVVSAGVPPMLTIWDRTKGKQNVKAIASLGSMPNYLLSNKPDVKTIKDFTDKDRIAVPAAGVGFQSRTLQIETAKLFGNDNYKKFDNISVSLPHPDATSALIAGGSEISAHFSSPPFQYQELENPNVHKVLSSYDVLGGQATFNVLYTTQKFHDENPKTYKAFYDALVEAEKIIKADKPAAAKTYIEVEKSKLPLPLVEKIVSDPEIDFTVVPQRTFIYAEKLHEIGVLKNKADSWKDFFFEEAHGGAGS